The following nucleotide sequence is from Rhodobacter sp. CZR27.
CATCCGGCGGATCTGGCGATGAATGGTCGAGCGGTTCACGCCCAGCCGGCGCGCGGCCTCCGAGACATTGCCCCCGGTCTGGCGCAGCACCTGCGCCAGCACCGTCCCCGTCGCGAGGCGCTGCGTCGGTGCGCCGCGGACCGCGGTGCGGATGCGCTCCGGCAGATCCTCCAGATCCACCCGACCGTTGCCGGCCATCGCCCGCAGGCCCGTGACGAGATGGGCCAGTTCACGCAGGTTGCCCGGCCAGCCATGCGCGGCAAGCGCCGCCAGCGCCTCGGGCGCGAGCGTCAGGGGCCGGTCGGACCCGGCCAGCATCCGCTCGGCCAGCCAGAGCCTGTCCTGCCGGTCGCGCAGCGCGGGCAACCGCAGCCGCGCCCCGGCGAGCCGGTGCAGCAGATCCGGCCGCAGCGCCGCCCCGTCGCCGTCCAGATCGGCCAGCGTGGTCGAGATGAGCCGCACGTCCACCTGCAGCGGCCGCACCGCGCCCACCGGAAGATACCTTCCCTCGGCCGCGAGCCGCATCAGCCGCGCCTGCATCCGCGGCGGAAGCTCCTCGACCTTGTCGAGCACCAGCGTCCCGCGATGGGCGGCGGCGATCAGCCCCTCCTCGATGCGCCGGCCCGAGACGCGCCCGAAGAGCAGCGCCTCCTCCTCGGCCACCTCGGCGCAGGGCGCGACCACGAAGGGCCCGCCGCGGCCGGCCTCGTGGATCGCGCGCGCCAGCACCATCTTGCCCGTGCCGGTCTCGCCCTCGATGAGGATCGGCAGGCGCTGCGGCGCCAGCGCCGCGGCGGTCCGCAGCAGCGCCGCCATGGCGGGATCGTCCCCCGCCAGCCCGCGCAGCGCAAGCGGCAGCGCGGGGCTTGCGGGCGGCATCCGCGGCGGGGCGCGGCGCGGCTCGATCGCATGGGCGAACAGGCGGTGGCCGTCGCGGGTCTCGATGAACCGCTCGGCCGCCGGGCGCTGGCGCATCAGCTCGTCCAGCCGGTCCACGCGGACGTTCAGGAACTCGGACACCGGGCGTCCGATCAGCCGGTCGGCCGCGCGCCAGTCCAGGCCCGCGGCGCGGGCCAGGATGCGGGCCGCGCCATTGGTCAGCCCCAGCACGCAGCCCGCCCCGTCCAGCGACAGCGCGGCCTCGGGATCGACATCGAGGAAATCCGGCGAGCCGGACAGCCGCAGCACCCATTCGCGCCGGTTCTCGGCCATCAGGTTCGCCATCTCGATCCGCCGCGCCGAGGCGCGCACCAGGTTCAGCGCCAGCGACTGGCTCGCCTTCGCCCGGGGCGAGGACAGCAGCGAGATGTCCAGCACCGCCGAGAGCCGCCCCGCCGTGTCGTAGATCGGCGCCGCCGTGCACGAAAGTCCCGTGTGCGTGGCGTCGAAATGGTCGGTCTGGTGGATGATCAGCGGCTCGCCGGTCTCGATGCAGGCGCCGAGTGCGCAGGTGCCGGCCCGCGCCTCGGACCATTCCGCCCCCATGTAGAGACCGCTGCGGCGCAGCTCCTGCTTCTGCGCCTCGTCGCCCAGATATTCGACCGTCACTCCCGCCCGGTCGGCCAGCAGCAGCACGTAGTTCTGCCCCGCCACCAGCGAATAGAGGTTCTCGATCCCGGTCCGGGCGATGGCGATCAGTTCCTCCGAGCGCTGGCGGTGCTCGCGCAGCGCCGTCTCGGGCAGGATGAAGGCCTCGGACCGCGCGGTCGGGTCCAGCCGGTGCTTCGTCAGGCAGCGCAGCCAGCTTTCCACCACCACCGCATCCCGCGCCGGCGGCCGGCCCTCGGCC
It contains:
- a CDS encoding sigma-54-dependent Fis family transcriptional regulator, with the protein product MDAHLSHVREIEAVAEGRPPARDAVVVESWLRCLTKHRLDPTARSEAFILPETALREHRQRSEELIAIARTGIENLYSLVAGQNYVLLLADRAGVTVEYLGDEAQKQELRRSGLYMGAEWSEARAGTCALGACIETGEPLIIHQTDHFDATHTGLSCTAAPIYDTAGRLSAVLDISLLSSPRAKASQSLALNLVRASARRIEMANLMAENRREWVLRLSGSPDFLDVDPEAALSLDGAGCVLGLTNGAARILARAAGLDWRAADRLIGRPVSEFLNVRVDRLDELMRQRPAAERFIETRDGHRLFAHAIEPRRAPPRMPPASPALPLALRGLAGDDPAMAALLRTAAALAPQRLPILIEGETGTGKMVLARAIHEAGRGGPFVVAPCAEVAEEEALLFGRVSGRRIEEGLIAAAHRGTLVLDKVEELPPRMQARLMRLAAEGRYLPVGAVRPLQVDVRLISTTLADLDGDGAALRPDLLHRLAGARLRLPALRDRQDRLWLAERMLAGSDRPLTLAPEALAALAAHGWPGNLRELAHLVTGLRAMAGNGRVDLEDLPERIRTAVRGAPTQRLATGTVLAQVLRQTGGNVSEAARRLGVNRSTIHRQIRRMGVTR